From Parasphaerochaeta coccoides DSM 17374, a single genomic window includes:
- a CDS encoding ABC transporter substrate-binding protein — MKKQWLFLLVLFFVASSMVFAGGAKEPAPATGSDLIVVGYAQVGAESDWRTANTESFKSTFVEANGYKLIFDDAQQKQENQIKAIRNFIQQDVDYIVVAPVVETGWETVLQEAKNAGIPVILSDRQMKLSDESLYVAWVGGNFLKEGDDSVTWLNTYLKSVGRDNEDMNIVLLQGTIGSSAQVGRTQGIVEGLAKNPHYKLLARQTGEFTQAKGQEVMESFLKAYPDIDVVFAENDNMAFGAIDAIKAVGKVPGKDIIIISFDAVREAFNKMIAGELNAAIECNPLHGPRVAEIIQTLEKGGTVAKIQYVVEEVFDQANAAARFPTRMY; from the coding sequence ACCCGCCCCGGCTACAGGCAGCGACCTGATTGTGGTCGGCTATGCCCAGGTTGGCGCCGAGAGTGATTGGAGGACTGCCAATACGGAATCTTTCAAGAGTACTTTTGTTGAGGCAAACGGATACAAGCTGATTTTTGATGATGCCCAGCAGAAACAGGAAAATCAGATTAAGGCTATTCGTAATTTCATTCAGCAGGACGTGGATTATATTGTCGTAGCGCCTGTTGTTGAAACCGGTTGGGAGACAGTACTTCAGGAAGCGAAGAACGCAGGTATCCCTGTCATTCTTTCTGATCGCCAAATGAAGCTTTCCGATGAAAGCCTCTATGTCGCATGGGTCGGTGGCAACTTCCTCAAGGAAGGTGATGACAGTGTCACGTGGTTGAACACCTATCTCAAGAGTGTCGGTCGGGATAATGAAGACATGAACATCGTTCTCTTGCAGGGAACTATTGGTTCTTCCGCTCAAGTAGGACGAACCCAGGGTATTGTTGAAGGACTGGCAAAGAACCCTCACTACAAATTACTCGCCAGGCAGACAGGTGAATTTACCCAGGCCAAGGGTCAGGAAGTGATGGAGTCCTTCCTTAAGGCGTATCCAGATATCGATGTCGTCTTTGCTGAAAATGACAATATGGCTTTTGGTGCCATCGATGCAATCAAAGCAGTAGGAAAAGTACCCGGAAAGGACATCATCATAATTTCTTTTGACGCTGTCCGTGAAGCATTCAACAAGATGATTGCCGGAGAACTGAACGCTGCCATCGAATGTAATCCTCTCCATGGGCCGCGTGTGGCGGAAATCATCCAGACACTTGAAAAGGGCGGCACTGTCGCGAAAATCCAGTATGTCGTTGAAGAAGTGTTTGACCAGGCCAATGCCGCGGCAAGATTTCCAACCCGTATGTACTGA
- a CDS encoding sugar ABC transporter ATP-binding protein — translation MGEVSTVLSMRHVNKTFPGVKALDDVDFTLRKGEIHALMGENGAGKSTLIKVLTGVHAMDSGEIFVDGINHPVLNHSPQEAQKNGISTVYQEVNLCPNISVAENIFIGRQPLSPVRTIQWKKMNAAAERALSNVGLQSVDVTRALEDYSIAVQQMVAIARAVDIQCKVLVLDEPTSSLDEHEVRKLFEVMRNLRERGVGIIFITHFLEQVYEVCDAITVLRNGRLVGEYPVSQLSRIQLVSKMLGHDFDDLASIRSSVRNSTVSLASPSVIKATGLAHAGTIQPFDIEIHKGEVIGLSGLLGSGRSELARTIYGADRADKGELVVHEEPLSVHDPIDAIKKGMGFLPEDRKEESIIAELSVRENMIIALQAKTGIFRLLPLAKQNELADKYIKALRIKTPSPETPIKQLSGGNQQKAILGRWLITNPQFLILDEPTRGIDVGTKTEIQKLILQLAGEGMAIMFISSEIDEMLRTVNRLCILREGRKVGELENTNLTREEVMTAIAGGYET, via the coding sequence ATGGGAGAGGTTTCGACAGTCCTTAGCATGCGGCATGTCAATAAGACATTCCCAGGGGTTAAAGCCCTGGATGATGTGGATTTTACCTTAAGAAAAGGAGAAATCCATGCTCTGATGGGAGAAAACGGTGCCGGAAAGAGTACACTCATCAAAGTGCTCACTGGTGTCCATGCAATGGATAGCGGTGAGATTTTTGTAGATGGTATCAATCATCCAGTCCTCAATCATTCTCCGCAAGAAGCGCAGAAGAACGGAATCAGCACGGTATACCAGGAAGTCAACCTGTGTCCTAATATCTCCGTAGCGGAAAATATTTTTATTGGAAGACAGCCGCTATCACCAGTCCGGACAATTCAGTGGAAGAAAATGAATGCTGCCGCTGAGAGGGCATTGTCCAATGTCGGACTGCAATCAGTTGATGTCACGCGTGCTTTGGAAGACTATTCCATTGCTGTCCAGCAGATGGTTGCCATTGCCCGTGCCGTGGACATACAGTGCAAGGTCTTGGTTCTTGATGAACCGACAAGCAGCCTTGATGAACATGAAGTGCGGAAACTTTTTGAAGTGATGAGGAATCTCCGGGAGAGAGGCGTCGGAATCATTTTCATCACGCATTTTCTTGAGCAGGTCTATGAAGTCTGTGACGCTATCACGGTTCTCCGCAACGGCAGGCTCGTAGGAGAATATCCCGTATCACAGCTCTCGCGTATCCAGCTTGTATCCAAAATGCTGGGACATGACTTTGATGACCTTGCTTCCATACGGTCTTCCGTCAGAAATTCAACCGTTTCTCTTGCCAGTCCTTCCGTCATCAAGGCAACAGGACTGGCGCATGCGGGAACTATCCAACCGTTCGACATTGAAATCCATAAAGGGGAAGTCATCGGTCTAAGCGGTCTTCTCGGTTCCGGTAGATCAGAACTTGCCCGAACCATCTATGGGGCTGACAGGGCTGACAAAGGAGAGCTGGTTGTACATGAGGAACCGCTGAGTGTCCATGACCCTATTGATGCCATCAAGAAGGGCATGGGTTTTCTTCCGGAAGACAGAAAGGAAGAAAGTATCATCGCGGAATTGTCGGTCAGGGAAAACATGATTATCGCCCTGCAAGCAAAAACAGGCATCTTCCGGCTTCTTCCCCTGGCAAAACAGAATGAACTTGCCGATAAATATATCAAAGCTCTCAGAATCAAGACACCTTCGCCAGAGACTCCCATCAAACAATTGTCAGGGGGTAATCAGCAAAAGGCAATCCTGGGCAGATGGCTCATTACCAATCCACAGTTCCTTATTCTTGATGAACCTACCCGTGGCATTGATGTCGGGACAAAGACTGAAATACAGAAACTCATTCTTCAGCTTGCCGGAGAAGGCATGGCAATCATGTTCATCAGCAGCGAGATTGATGAGATGCTGAGGACAGTCAATCGGTTGTGCATCCTGCGGGAAGGACGCAAGGTCGGCGAATTGGAGAATACCAATCTTACCCGTGAAGAAGTAATGACGGCTATAGCAGGAGGCTACGAAACATGA
- a CDS encoding ABC transporter permease produces the protein MNPTTIDYKRVMERVTKGHLFLPVFALALVLLVNLIQTPTFFKISIENGVLYGYTVDIINRASELVILAVGMTLVVASSSGADISVGAVSALAAAVCVRLLGSSYETYAVPLFASVIFCLLTGLVCGSFNGFLVAKMKIQPMVATLILFTAGRGIAQLVSAREINGTMVSGQILYVRMDSFRDIGGFLPGVVVPTPVFIAAGVVLLVHLVLRKTAFGLYVKTVGINSKAGRLVGINSSRIIFLTYALCGLMAGVAGLIASSRIYSSDANNIGLNMELDAILAVALGGNSLGGGKFSLSGSVIGAITIQALTTSLYAMGITADQIPVYKAVVVVLIVSMQSDEFKRWMTVLRAKGSMEKAVTQ, from the coding sequence ATGAACCCGACGACTATTGACTATAAACGTGTTATGGAACGGGTAACGAAAGGACATTTGTTCCTGCCTGTTTTTGCCTTGGCCTTGGTTCTGCTGGTGAATCTCATCCAGACTCCTACCTTTTTCAAGATTTCGATTGAAAACGGAGTCTTGTACGGGTACACGGTGGATATAATCAACAGGGCAAGCGAGCTTGTCATCCTGGCGGTCGGAATGACCTTGGTCGTCGCGTCTTCCAGTGGAGCCGACATTTCCGTTGGTGCAGTCAGTGCCTTGGCCGCCGCCGTCTGCGTCAGGCTTCTGGGCTCCAGTTATGAGACATACGCTGTTCCATTATTCGCCAGCGTCATCTTTTGTCTGCTTACGGGGCTTGTCTGCGGTTCTTTCAATGGATTTCTGGTGGCAAAGATGAAGATACAGCCAATGGTGGCGACCTTGATTCTCTTTACAGCAGGACGCGGCATTGCGCAATTGGTCAGTGCCCGCGAAATCAATGGTACCATGGTATCAGGACAGATACTCTATGTACGTATGGATTCGTTTCGTGATATCGGAGGATTCCTTCCGGGAGTCGTTGTTCCTACGCCGGTTTTCATCGCGGCGGGAGTAGTGCTTCTTGTGCATCTCGTCCTGCGGAAAACAGCGTTCGGTCTCTATGTCAAGACAGTAGGAATCAACAGCAAGGCAGGAAGATTGGTCGGAATCAACTCATCACGTATCATTTTCCTGACATACGCATTGTGTGGTCTGATGGCTGGCGTCGCGGGACTCATCGCTTCCAGCCGCATATATTCCAGTGACGCAAACAACATTGGCCTGAACATGGAACTTGACGCCATCCTTGCCGTGGCTTTGGGAGGCAATAGTCTTGGGGGAGGAAAATTCAGTCTGTCCGGTTCCGTCATAGGAGCTATAACCATACAGGCTTTGACGACAAGCCTGTATGCAATGGGTATCACCGCTGACCAGATACCGGTTTATAAAGCTGTTGTGGTCGTGCTGATTGTCTCAATGCAATCGGATGAATTTAAACGTTGGATGACTGTGCTTAGAGCAAAAGGATCAATGGAAAAGGCGGTGACACAATGA
- a CDS encoding ABC transporter permease subunit — protein MNSVVYDTLRKKAGGPNFLLFITVVMFFFMYIIGVAIYGSRGFGNVQTLMNMLIDNAGLIIAASGMTLVLITGGIDISVGSLVGLVCMMLASMMELSGVSTSVAITVVLVFGIVFGFVQGWLVSYLKLQPFIVTLAGMFFCRGLTAIISVEQIAIKANETFLALAHKNIYLPFGATMNKRGILLYPFIHPSVLIALAALAVVWYICKYTRFGRSLYAVGGNETSALLMGINVRRTKLFAYILNGFLGSLAGFVFCLNTTSGFVEQARGFEMEAISSAVIGGTLLTGGVGNVIGTFFGVLIKATIETYIRSDGTLSSWWNKIVLSALLCFFIVLQSVFASLKQKKKQ, from the coding sequence ATGAACAGCGTAGTGTACGACACATTGAGAAAGAAAGCTGGTGGGCCGAATTTTCTTTTGTTCATCACCGTCGTGATGTTCTTCTTCATGTATATCATAGGGGTTGCCATTTATGGCTCACGCGGTTTTGGTAATGTCCAGACATTGATGAATATGCTTATTGACAATGCCGGACTGATAATTGCAGCCTCCGGCATGACCTTGGTCCTGATTACAGGGGGGATTGATATTTCCGTCGGGTCATTGGTCGGATTGGTATGCATGATGCTTGCCAGCATGATGGAACTGAGCGGCGTGAGTACTTCTGTTGCCATCACGGTCGTGCTGGTATTCGGCATTGTCTTTGGCTTCGTCCAGGGGTGGTTGGTCTCGTATCTGAAATTACAGCCGTTCATCGTGACTTTGGCAGGCATGTTCTTTTGTCGTGGACTTACGGCTATCATCAGTGTCGAACAAATTGCCATCAAAGCAAATGAGACATTCCTTGCCTTGGCGCATAAGAACATATACCTGCCATTCGGAGCTACAATGAACAAGAGAGGAATACTTTTGTATCCCTTCATACATCCGAGTGTCCTGATTGCACTGGCGGCTTTAGCGGTAGTCTGGTATATCTGCAAGTACACCAGGTTCGGTCGTTCTCTCTATGCAGTCGGGGGTAATGAGACCTCGGCTCTTCTCATGGGCATCAATGTCCGGAGAACAAAATTGTTCGCATACATCTTAAATGGGTTCCTTGGTTCGCTCGCTGGCTTCGTATTCTGTCTCAACACTACGAGCGGCTTTGTCGAGCAGGCACGTGGATTTGAGATGGAAGCAATTTCTTCAGCGGTCATTGGAGGAACATTACTGACAGGAGGAGTCGGCAATGTCATTGGTACGTTCTTTGGCGTTCTCATCAAGGCAACGATTGAAACATATATAAGAAGCGATGGTACTTTGTCTTCTTGGTGGAATAAGATAGTATTATCTGCGTTATTATGTTTCTTCATTGTACTTCAAAGCGTCTTTGCTTCATTGAAGCAAAAGAAAAAGCAGTAA
- a CDS encoding xylulokinase, translating to MAQEPIDMRKASLGIELGSTRIKAMLVDERGTPLASGGYTWENRFINGYWTYAMEDVTHGLQVCYASLKKDVKEKYGIILTSVGAIGISGMMHGYLAFDVHDNLLVPFRTWRNTTTTEASTRLSQLFGCNIPLRWSISHLYQAILDKEPHVPHIARITTLSGYVHHRLTGRKVLGVGDASGMFPIDSEAGTYNARMVDAFTALTAGYGFPWKFENIFPTVLTAGESAGFLTEDGARFLDPEGDLTAGIPFCPPEGDAGTGMTATNSVRPATGNISAGTSIFAMVVLQRPLAGFHREIDVVTTPAGVPVAMVHCNNGTGDIDGWVNLFGQMLECAGASVPKHKLYDVFYGKALEGDEDYGGLAACNYMAGEPVANVESGRPLFVRVPGARFTVENFCRVHLFSAMAPLRMGMDILMKEEKVQLERLWAHGGFFKTEKVGQKIAASALGIDVSVTQTASEGGAWGMALLASYMLKKNLGEKIEEYLDRKIFSDADVKSEAPDSELTKAFDAFMEQYPKVLEVERSARRL from the coding sequence GTGGCACAAGAACCAATTGATATGCGCAAGGCATCACTGGGCATTGAACTGGGATCTACTCGTATCAAGGCAATGCTTGTTGACGAAAGGGGAACGCCTCTCGCTTCCGGTGGATATACATGGGAGAACCGTTTCATCAATGGATATTGGACCTATGCCATGGAAGATGTCACACATGGCCTACAGGTGTGTTATGCCAGCCTGAAAAAGGATGTGAAGGAGAAATATGGAATCATCCTTACATCTGTCGGCGCAATCGGCATATCCGGGATGATGCATGGATATCTTGCTTTTGATGTCCATGACAACCTGTTGGTTCCGTTCCGGACGTGGCGCAATACTACCACAACGGAAGCCAGCACGCGCTTGTCTCAGCTCTTTGGGTGCAACATACCATTGCGCTGGAGCATCTCCCATCTCTATCAGGCAATATTGGACAAAGAGCCGCATGTTCCCCATATCGCGCGTATAACCACGCTTTCAGGATATGTGCATCATCGTCTGACCGGACGGAAAGTTCTTGGCGTAGGCGATGCCAGCGGTATGTTCCCCATAGATTCAGAAGCAGGCACTTACAATGCCAGAATGGTGGACGCTTTCACCGCATTGACCGCCGGATATGGTTTTCCCTGGAAATTTGAAAATATCTTTCCCACGGTTCTGACAGCAGGGGAGTCGGCGGGTTTCCTTACTGAAGACGGGGCACGTTTCCTGGATCCTGAAGGCGACCTTACGGCAGGAATCCCGTTCTGTCCGCCGGAAGGAGATGCCGGTACTGGCATGACGGCAACAAACAGCGTGAGACCCGCCACCGGAAACATAAGCGCGGGAACCAGTATCTTTGCCATGGTCGTCCTGCAAAGACCCCTTGCAGGTTTTCATCGGGAAATTGATGTCGTGACGACGCCCGCCGGAGTCCCTGTCGCCATGGTTCATTGCAACAACGGTACTGGAGATATTGACGGATGGGTCAATCTGTTCGGACAGATGCTGGAGTGCGCAGGCGCAAGCGTCCCTAAGCATAAGTTGTATGATGTTTTCTATGGCAAGGCATTGGAGGGTGATGAAGACTACGGAGGGTTGGCGGCTTGTAACTATATGGCCGGAGAACCCGTCGCCAACGTGGAAAGCGGACGTCCCTTGTTCGTGCGTGTGCCCGGAGCTCGGTTTACCGTGGAGAATTTCTGCCGGGTACATCTTTTCAGCGCCATGGCTCCTTTGCGCATGGGAATGGACATCCTCATGAAGGAAGAAAAAGTACAGCTGGAGCGTCTGTGGGCTCATGGAGGATTCTTCAAGACGGAAAAAGTCGGTCAGAAAATAGCAGCTTCTGCTTTGGGTATTGATGTGTCCGTTACGCAGACCGCCTCGGAGGGTGGCGCGTGGGGCATGGCTTTGCTGGCATCCTACATGCTTAAGAAAAACCTGGGTGAGAAAATAGAAGAATATCTGGACAGGAAAATCTTTTCTGACGCGGATGTGAAATCCGAAGCTCCGGATTCGGAGCTGACAAAAGCATTTGATGCTTTCATGGAACAATACCCCAAGGTGCTTGAGGTCGAAAGAAGCGCGAGAAGGTTGTAA
- a CDS encoding arabinosylfuranosidase ArfA: protein MDEVRVCVEKAFTLAQVDERLFSSFIEHLGRAIYTGIYEPGHPLADEQGFRTDVIDFVKDLRVPLIRYPGGNFLSGYRWMDGIGPKEKRPVRLDVAWKTLEPNEIGIGEFYDWTRKVGSKVMGSVNMGTGTVQDAADFFEYCNYPGGTYLSDLRRQNGHDAPFDIRTWCIGNEMDGHWQICHLDAADYGKKALETIKMLKWIDPQSEAVVCGSSSGLMKSFPEWDRIVLEHTYEKADFISLHRYYENFDNDDDFLASFVELGTYIKAAIATADYVKALKRSAKTMYLSLDEWNVWYQRRQEPHDWQKAPSILEDHYSLLDALVVGGLGLTLLNNANRVKIACLAQLVNVIAPIFTKEGGSAIRQTIYYPFRDISLHGRGVVLTPVVHGPKKETKYGDCPLVETAVIHDEEGKTVTVFCLNTGKNDLVEFTLDMRSFGKLRMSFWTCLTGKDLSAENTFEKPNAVNPRNMPVEKTAASTFSITLPPLSWNVMKFAIVS from the coding sequence ATGGATGAAGTCCGTGTGTGCGTTGAAAAAGCATTCACGCTTGCCCAGGTAGATGAGCGTTTGTTCAGTTCTTTCATCGAGCATCTCGGAAGGGCAATTTACACAGGTATCTATGAGCCGGGACATCCCTTGGCGGATGAGCAAGGGTTCAGGACGGATGTCATTGATTTTGTCAAGGATCTTAGAGTCCCTCTTATACGTTACCCTGGCGGAAACTTTCTTTCAGGATATCGATGGATGGACGGCATAGGGCCAAAGGAAAAACGACCGGTCAGGCTTGACGTGGCATGGAAGACCCTGGAACCCAATGAAATCGGCATAGGGGAGTTTTACGACTGGACCCGAAAGGTCGGAAGTAAGGTCATGGGTTCGGTGAACATGGGTACGGGAACCGTCCAGGATGCGGCTGATTTTTTTGAATACTGCAATTATCCCGGTGGAACATACTTGAGTGACCTGCGCAGGCAGAACGGTCATGACGCGCCTTTTGATATCCGTACATGGTGCATCGGGAATGAAATGGACGGTCACTGGCAGATTTGTCATCTTGATGCCGCAGATTACGGCAAGAAAGCACTTGAGACAATCAAGATGCTCAAATGGATTGACCCGCAGAGTGAAGCAGTCGTCTGTGGAAGTTCTTCCGGATTGATGAAAAGTTTTCCTGAATGGGACAGGATTGTGCTGGAACATACCTATGAGAAGGCCGACTTCATCTCATTACATCGTTACTACGAAAACTTTGATAACGATGACGATTTCTTGGCTTCCTTCGTGGAGCTTGGTACATACATCAAGGCGGCCATAGCCACTGCGGACTATGTAAAGGCTTTGAAACGCAGCGCAAAGACCATGTACCTTTCCCTTGACGAATGGAATGTCTGGTACCAACGCCGCCAGGAACCCCATGACTGGCAGAAAGCTCCTTCCATACTTGAAGATCATTATTCCTTGCTGGATGCTTTGGTCGTCGGAGGGCTTGGCCTTACGTTGCTCAACAATGCCAACAGGGTGAAGATTGCCTGCCTTGCGCAATTGGTCAATGTCATCGCCCCAATTTTCACAAAAGAAGGCGGTTCGGCTATCCGGCAGACTATCTACTATCCTTTCCGTGATATTTCTCTCCATGGGAGGGGAGTTGTCCTGACTCCTGTCGTGCATGGGCCGAAGAAAGAAACGAAGTACGGAGATTGCCCCCTCGTCGAGACTGCGGTCATCCATGATGAGGAAGGGAAGACGGTCACTGTCTTCTGCCTGAATACAGGAAAGAATGACCTTGTGGAATTTACACTTGACATGAGATCATTCGGGAAGCTGCGGATGTCTTTCTGGACGTGTCTGACCGGAAAGGATCTTTCCGCGGAGAATACTTTCGAGAAGCCCAATGCGGTCAACCCCCGAAACATGCCGGTTGAAAAGACAGCGGCATCCACTTTTTCCATTACGCTGCCGCCATTGTCCTGGAACGTGATGAAATTCGCTATCGTGAGCTGA
- a CDS encoding LacI family DNA-binding transcriptional regulator, with product MTITEIAKIAKVSIGTVDRVLHDRGRVSPETKDKILEIIKAHDYKPNAFARNLKLNKAFRIGVLLPLLHSEYGYWSLIYQGIVKAAKELSDLTVTIDVYEFDRMQEGSCFERGKKMLARHADAVVLAPVNPMEARQVLALQKNLNYTFIDSALPDTNPVATVAQDPYKAGYLAGRMMQLLSPHAGLYVAIQTHKKAFNSVERVRGFTEYCAMHGDMDTHELELDFTEKWESQLEALYDAGKTIAGIFVVNDSVHRIAQHVSLIGRRPQTTIIGFDLIAQNRQAITDGKVDCLISQRPEFQGHTAVYQLYRKGVLNQTPDVSTEIPIDIILPENLPVSSSPEFLSHVTRKDS from the coding sequence ATGACCATTACTGAAATTGCAAAAATTGCCAAGGTATCAATAGGTACGGTCGATAGAGTCCTTCACGACCGTGGGAGAGTCTCTCCGGAAACAAAGGATAAAATCCTGGAAATCATCAAGGCTCACGATTACAAACCCAACGCTTTTGCAAGGAACTTGAAACTTAACAAAGCCTTTCGCATAGGAGTCCTGCTACCCTTGCTCCATTCCGAATACGGTTATTGGAGCCTCATATACCAAGGAATCGTAAAAGCCGCCAAAGAACTTTCCGATCTTACCGTCACCATAGACGTATATGAATTTGACAGAATGCAAGAAGGCTCATGCTTTGAAAGAGGAAAAAAAATGTTGGCACGGCATGCCGACGCCGTAGTCCTTGCTCCAGTGAATCCAATGGAAGCGCGTCAGGTACTGGCATTACAGAAAAACCTGAATTACACGTTCATCGATTCCGCGTTGCCAGATACGAATCCCGTAGCCACAGTAGCCCAGGATCCGTATAAAGCGGGTTATCTCGCCGGACGCATGATGCAGCTGCTGAGTCCTCACGCGGGACTATACGTGGCCATACAGACACATAAGAAAGCCTTCAATAGCGTAGAACGTGTCAGAGGCTTCACTGAGTACTGTGCCATGCACGGGGATATGGACACGCATGAACTGGAATTGGATTTCACTGAAAAATGGGAGTCACAGCTAGAAGCCCTGTATGATGCCGGGAAAACCATAGCCGGGATATTCGTCGTCAATGATTCTGTGCATAGGATTGCACAGCATGTTTCCCTCATAGGCCGCAGGCCGCAGACAACAATCATCGGATTTGATTTGATTGCCCAGAACCGGCAGGCAATAACAGACGGGAAAGTTGATTGCCTGATATCCCAGCGTCCCGAATTCCAAGGTCATACAGCGGTTTATCAACTATACCGCAAGGGAGTATTGAATCAGACTCCCGATGTAAGCACAGAAATCCCTATTGATATCATCCTGCCGGAGAATCTTCCCGTCTCATCCTCTCCTGAATTTTTGTCACACGTCACAAGAAAAGATTCCTGA
- the araA gene encoding L-arabinose isomerase: MGKKIFSDYEFWFVVGSQFLYGTETLDKVAEHAQVIARGLDGSRHVPARVVYKATVKTPDEITTVVKEANHTDSCAGLIVWMHTFSPSKMWINGLSLLQKPYAHLHTQFNRNIPDEDIDMDFMNLNQSAHGDREHGFIAARMHLKRKIIVGYWADDDVMTSLGTWMRSAIGAVESRKLKVVRFGDNMRNVAVTEGDKVGVQIQLGWQVNTWPVAELVHEMGKVTEKEIDALLSEYTELYDMATDDSAAVRYQAREEMAIRRFLDREGALAFSNTFEDLSGMEQLPGLATQHLMAQGYGYGGEGDWKVSAMTALLKLMTRGLKGGTAFMEDYTYDLEPGHEFSLGAHMLEVCPSLAASRPRIEVHPLGIGGKGDPARLVFEGMPGKGIVASLVDMGGRLRLIVQDIEAVKPIYRMPNLPVARIMWKPEPDFKTGAHAWILAGGSHHTVLSLSATPEMLEDWAEIMDMEFVHITKETTIKGLKQQLFLSDLAWKLK, translated from the coding sequence ATGGGAAAAAAGATTTTTAGCGATTATGAATTCTGGTTTGTCGTTGGCTCCCAGTTTCTCTATGGAACTGAGACCTTGGACAAAGTGGCGGAACATGCGCAGGTAATCGCCCGCGGGCTTGATGGTTCGCGCCATGTGCCGGCGCGTGTGGTATATAAAGCTACAGTCAAGACTCCCGATGAAATCACCACTGTGGTCAAGGAGGCGAATCACACAGACTCCTGCGCGGGGCTGATTGTCTGGATGCATACATTTTCACCATCAAAAATGTGGATAAACGGCCTATCCCTGCTCCAGAAGCCGTATGCGCACCTGCATACCCAATTCAACCGCAATATACCGGACGAAGACATAGACATGGATTTCATGAATCTCAACCAGAGTGCCCATGGCGACCGTGAACATGGCTTCATTGCCGCACGCATGCATTTGAAGCGGAAAATCATTGTCGGATATTGGGCAGATGATGATGTCATGACGAGCCTTGGCACCTGGATGAGGTCAGCCATTGGCGCGGTGGAAAGCCGCAAGCTCAAGGTCGTCCGCTTCGGAGACAACATGCGTAATGTTGCAGTCACGGAAGGGGACAAGGTTGGAGTCCAGATACAACTGGGATGGCAGGTGAATACATGGCCTGTCGCCGAGCTGGTTCATGAGATGGGGAAAGTGACGGAAAAAGAAATAGACGCCCTGCTTTCCGAATATACGGAGCTGTACGACATGGCGACAGATGACAGTGCGGCGGTTCGTTATCAAGCACGGGAGGAAATGGCCATAAGGAGATTCCTGGACAGGGAAGGAGCCTTGGCATTCAGTAATACATTTGAAGATTTGAGTGGTATGGAACAGCTTCCCGGACTGGCCACCCAACATCTCATGGCGCAAGGTTACGGGTATGGCGGGGAAGGGGACTGGAAAGTTTCGGCCATGACAGCACTTCTCAAGCTGATGACCCGCGGCTTGAAGGGCGGCACAGCGTTCATGGAGGATTATACCTACGATTTGGAACCGGGACATGAGTTCTCATTGGGAGCGCATATGCTCGAAGTATGTCCCTCCCTGGCAGCTTCGCGGCCACGCATTGAAGTGCATCCTCTCGGAATTGGCGGAAAAGGAGATCCCGCGCGTCTTGTATTCGAAGGGATGCCAGGCAAGGGCATTGTCGCCTCATTGGTCGATATGGGAGGCCGTCTGCGTCTGATTGTCCAGGATATCGAAGCGGTGAAACCTATTTACAGGATGCCTAATCTTCCTGTCGCCCGCATCATGTGGAAGCCTGAACCTGATTTCAAGACAGGTGCGCATGCGTGGATTCTTGCGGGAGGCTCCCATCATACCGTACTGTCATTGTCCGCGACACCTGAAATGCTGGAAGATTGGGCGGAAATCATGGACATGGAATTTGTCCATATCACCAAGGAAACGACTATCAAAGGATTGAAGCAACAGCTCTTTCTGTCCGATCTTGCGTGGAAACTGAAATGA